A genomic stretch from Melospiza georgiana isolate bMelGeo1 chromosome 29, bMelGeo1.pri, whole genome shotgun sequence includes:
- the LOC131094421 gene encoding inhibin beta C chain-like: protein MAPPGPWLLLAAVLCAAAAAAAVSEPRCPSCPAGPERWLLEEVAKKQLLEKLRLRDRPRLAHAVPRAAVTRALRRLQAGGARRGPGAAGSQEEEEEEQSYEIISFAETDLTSPPSLGLQFQFSQAQEQDLLLLQAQLWLYLRVPRSGLTLRIFLASKTAAGAGGNRTLLAERRLSTAGSAWSSFPLLPGLQSFFSAHSRTLRLELDGSDGTAQLNASWSHQPFLVAKVKVREPGHRVAKRSLRCSQNSDLCCRKDFYVDFRDIGWNDWIIKPEGYQINYCVGQCPLHVAGSPGMASSFHTAVFNLVKANNVQASGHSCCVPTRRRPLSVLYFDRNSNIVKTDIPDMIVDACGCS from the exons ATGGCTCCGCCGGGcccgtggctgctgctggccgcGGTTCTgtgcgcggcggcggcggcggcggcggtgtCCGAGCCCCGGTGCCCGTCGTGCCCGGCGGGCCCGGAGCggtggctgctggaggaggtggccaagaagcagctgctggagaagctgcgGCTCCGCGATCGCCCGCGGCTCGCCCACGCCGTGCCCCGCGCCGCCGTGACCCGCGCCCTGCGGCGGCTGCAGGCGGGAGGCGCCCGCCGgggccccggggctgccggcagccaggaggaggaggaggaggagcagagctaCGAGATCATCAGCTTCGCGGAGACAG ATCTCACCTCTCCCCCCAGTTTGGGGCTGCAATTCCAGTTCAGCCAAGCGCAGGAGCAGGaccttctcctcctgcaggctcagctctgGCTCTACCTGCGAGTTCCCCGCTCCGGCCTCACCCTGAGGATCTTCCTGGCCTCCAAAACCgcggctggggctgggggcaacCGCACTCTGCTGGCGGAGAGGCGGCTGAGCACGGCGGGCAGCGCCTGGAGCTCCTTCCCCCTCCTGCCGGGGCTCCAGAGCTTCTTCTCCGCGCACAGCCGGACCCTGCGGCTGGAGCTGGACGGCAGCGATGGCACGGCCCAGCTCAACGCCAGCTGGTCCCACCAGCCCTTCCTGGTGGCCAAGGTGAAGGTGAGGGAGCCCGGGCACCGCGTGGCCAAGCGCAGCCTCCGCTGCAGCCAGAATTCCGACCTGTGCTGCCGCAAGGATTTCTACGTGGATTTCCGCGACATCGGTTGGAACGATTGGATCATCAAGCCCGAGGGCTACCAGATCAATTACTGCGTGGGCCAGTGCCCTCTGCACGtggctggcagccctggcatggcCTCCTCCTTCCACACGGCCGTCTTCAACCTGGTCAAAGCCAACAATGTCCAAGCTTCGGGGCATTCCTGCTGCGTGCCCACGCGGCGCCGCCCGCTCTCCGTGCTCTACTTTGACCGCAACAGCAACATCGTCAAGACCGACATCCCCGACATGATCGTGGATGCTTGTGGTTGTAGTTAG